From Mariprofundus sp. NF, the proteins below share one genomic window:
- a CDS encoding sulfurtransferase TusA family protein, giving the protein MTEFDFAHTSDVDEFEAGYKAFKEGRMSEERFTPFRLQMGVYGQRQEGVQMVRAKLPGGCITADQMDVIAECVELYAGRMPTDGTLTEAPEKVAHVTTRQDIQANFVALDDVPEFLRKLDAAGMTTREACGNTVRNVTTCFLAGRCPAEHADVTIHARKFAEFYLRHPLGQQFPRKFKVTFSGCASDCGLSGMHDAGFIATHKDGKAGFQVWAAGGLSSQPMGALLLEEFIEESELFVVGEALMRMHFKYSDRKRRARARLKYVAQKLGAEGFVEEYRKQRAVIEKTHADDSGYAEANWRTPTAAMPFADSGVVDQHNGKSAILLNLFRGDLTPDQCRAVANAARAAATDELRVTTEQGMVLCDVDAENVAAAVAILNTAGLQTEYARGISDVVACPGTETCRLGITSSRGLAAALQPLMADLKKDTALAGITVKASGCQHSCGRHHIADLGFHGMAKKVAGQAVPHYQLHVGGSGVAGSPLAFATDPVPAKYAPEAGIAVLNAYKAGRSGDESMHDWATRLGKEGISEILTPFKADAGEVEGLIYDWSENEAFNTKGNKKGECAGAVLSMSDALISEAEYELLIARAHLDAMFWAEALTALRRSSISAARAYLVPYGEAPEEDSAVFGLLAANAAADADVIAGLNAVQSALMNIDLADPGAGVTKLKEVQSAWVALAAKRFAAVPEAVEATAQAETSTETSADVVLLDLSGVACPMNFVKTKIKLTMMPVGSLLDVILDDGAPIENVPLSLIEQGQKILAKEQISDTQWKIRVEKIGSI; this is encoded by the coding sequence ATGACAGAATTTGATTTCGCACACACATCCGATGTCGATGAATTTGAGGCTGGTTACAAGGCGTTCAAAGAGGGGCGTATGTCCGAAGAGCGGTTTACACCGTTTCGTCTGCAGATGGGTGTTTACGGTCAGCGTCAGGAGGGTGTGCAGATGGTGCGGGCCAAACTGCCCGGTGGCTGCATTACAGCAGATCAGATGGATGTTATTGCCGAGTGCGTTGAGCTCTATGCCGGGCGTATGCCAACAGATGGCACGCTGACTGAGGCGCCTGAGAAGGTGGCGCATGTGACGACGCGTCAGGATATTCAGGCCAACTTCGTTGCGCTTGATGATGTGCCGGAATTTCTGCGCAAGCTTGATGCTGCAGGGATGACCACACGTGAGGCGTGCGGTAATACCGTACGCAATGTCACCACCTGTTTTCTGGCAGGTCGCTGCCCGGCTGAACATGCCGATGTGACCATTCATGCCCGTAAATTCGCAGAGTTCTATCTGCGTCATCCGCTGGGCCAGCAGTTTCCACGCAAATTCAAGGTGACCTTCTCCGGTTGCGCCAGCGATTGCGGTCTTTCAGGCATGCACGATGCCGGTTTTATTGCCACGCACAAAGATGGTAAAGCCGGTTTTCAGGTGTGGGCGGCCGGTGGTCTCTCATCCCAGCCTATGGGCGCACTGCTACTGGAAGAGTTTATCGAAGAGTCGGAGCTGTTTGTGGTCGGTGAAGCGTTGATGCGCATGCACTTTAAATACTCCGATCGCAAACGCCGTGCCCGTGCACGTTTGAAATATGTGGCCCAAAAACTTGGTGCAGAAGGTTTTGTCGAGGAGTACAGAAAACAGCGTGCAGTGATCGAGAAGACCCATGCTGATGATTCAGGTTATGCAGAGGCAAACTGGCGCACACCTACTGCAGCGATGCCATTTGCTGACTCAGGTGTGGTGGATCAGCACAATGGTAAATCCGCCATCCTGCTCAATCTGTTCCGTGGTGATCTGACACCGGATCAGTGCCGTGCCGTGGCCAATGCCGCACGCGCTGCCGCAACCGATGAGCTGCGTGTGACTACTGAGCAGGGCATGGTGCTCTGCGATGTTGATGCTGAAAATGTTGCTGCCGCAGTGGCTATTCTTAATACTGCAGGGTTGCAGACTGAGTATGCACGTGGCATCTCCGATGTTGTGGCGTGCCCCGGCACTGAGACCTGCCGTCTTGGTATCACCTCAAGCCGCGGTCTTGCTGCAGCGCTGCAGCCGTTGATGGCCGATCTGAAGAAGGACACTGCGTTGGCCGGTATCACAGTTAAGGCATCCGGCTGCCAGCACTCCTGTGGTCGTCACCATATTGCTGATCTCGGTTTCCACGGCATGGCCAAGAAGGTGGCCGGTCAGGCTGTACCTCACTACCAGCTGCATGTGGGTGGTTCAGGCGTTGCCGGTTCTCCGTTGGCCTTTGCGACCGATCCTGTGCCGGCTAAATATGCACCGGAAGCGGGTATTGCTGTGCTGAATGCCTATAAAGCGGGCCGCAGTGGTGATGAAAGCATGCACGACTGGGCCACGCGCTTGGGCAAAGAGGGTATCTCAGAGATTCTGACGCCATTTAAGGCTGATGCCGGTGAAGTTGAAGGATTGATCTACGACTGGAGCGAGAACGAAGCATTTAATACCAAGGGCAACAAGAAGGGTGAGTGTGCCGGAGCGGTACTATCGATGTCTGACGCGCTGATCTCTGAAGCCGAGTACGAGCTGTTGATTGCGCGTGCCCATCTTGACGCGATGTTCTGGGCGGAAGCGCTGACCGCGCTGCGTCGCTCCTCTATCTCTGCAGCACGTGCTTATCTGGTGCCTTATGGTGAAGCACCTGAAGAGGATAGCGCTGTCTTTGGTCTGCTGGCGGCGAATGCTGCTGCGGATGCTGATGTGATTGCCGGCCTCAATGCTGTGCAGTCGGCTCTGATGAATATCGATCTGGCTGATCCGGGTGCCGGGGTGACCAAGCTGAAAGAGGTGCAGAGCGCATGGGTAGCACTGGCTGCTAAACGTTTTGCGGCCGTACCTGAAGCAGTAGAAGCGACTGCACAAGCTGAAACTTCAACCGAAACCTCTGCCGATGTTGTGCTGCTCGATCTCTCCGGTGTGGCATGTCCGATGAACTTTGTGAAAACCAAGATCAAGCTGACCATGATGCCTGTCGGCTCGCTGCTGGACGTGATTCTTGATGATGGCGCACCGATTGAGAATGTTCCGCTCTCCCTTATTGAGCAGGGGCAGAAGATTCTCGCTAAAGAGCAGATCTCTGATACTCAGTGGAAAATCCGGGTAGAGAAGATCGGCAGCATCTAA
- a CDS encoding DASS family sodium-coupled anion symporter codes for MTTLNPFANPGRCKLALVSQGVSLPDGLQGASHWVAQANATESVIDIRLPSGHFATVPVAQPYTKSSSIQLRQQDSDGNACLHWGDETLDVQLLPAPRFYRNKTRSGARMGSFASLHENLLMLHPIMGCGFFAGQNLACHYCQYDSMLNEDEPPMRDPLELVEVVRAALSEREIDTVYLYNGFAPGDDVGLSRLVPVIALLRRHLGHRQIALETVAPKDTSVIDALYAAGLDIFVCNLEVHDAERFAEVCPGKEQVGGQVAIWKALDHARQVFRGGAVVSHLIVGLDDVESTKKGIDALISHGVVPLLQPFRPLPGTPLEGQVGPSLEEMEELFLHLYGAISAAGFSTHRLRHMGRVLTPMESRVLDGREAMLSERWVSSSIGRHWDGWMDGLRRHLRAGHGEGDETLLDRRPMHVLLAGEALPFAALVVVALLAFAAGNMDAPQGLSQHGWSSLIVFALCLLLWVTQLLPLAVTSLLGLALLPLLGVLPATNVFALFGNPAVFFILGAFMLAAGAMQSGLSERMALLTIDRFGTSPRRLLLTMLLLPAFMACFMPEHAVAALFLPIAWEIVRSLGLKAGNGYAQSIFFALAWGAIIGGVITLLGGARGPLALALTEELTGETFSFADWTLAAAPIALSVLFVSALVLMRITPLVGIDISSARQRISLRRLELGDFDIKSKAMAVLLVVTMLAWILAGHSSSLAGIALISVVFMFALRLVSWRAVEKHVNWGVVLMYGGAIAIGKALTVTGAGIWLAASIFPESVAGLALLALLALITLFFTEGVSNAAAVAIVLPVAIPIAAAAQIDPVTAALAVGIVSGFAFMLPMGTPPNAMIFGTGYVRASHMLRYGALLSLAAFVLFMITVSVWWPMLERIG; via the coding sequence ATGACAACACTGAATCCATTTGCCAATCCGGGCCGCTGTAAGCTGGCGCTGGTAAGTCAGGGTGTCTCCCTGCCGGATGGTCTGCAGGGTGCCTCGCACTGGGTTGCGCAGGCCAATGCCACCGAATCAGTGATCGATATCAGGTTACCATCCGGCCATTTTGCTACGGTGCCTGTGGCCCAACCCTATACGAAGAGTAGTTCGATTCAGCTCAGGCAGCAGGATAGTGATGGCAATGCTTGTCTGCATTGGGGTGATGAAACGCTGGATGTGCAGCTTCTGCCTGCACCACGTTTTTACCGTAACAAAACACGCTCCGGTGCCCGCATGGGTAGCTTTGCCTCACTGCATGAGAACCTGCTGATGCTGCACCCGATTATGGGCTGTGGTTTTTTTGCCGGGCAGAATCTGGCCTGTCACTACTGCCAGTATGATTCGATGCTTAATGAAGATGAGCCGCCGATGCGCGATCCGCTTGAGTTGGTGGAGGTGGTGCGTGCCGCGCTCTCAGAGCGTGAAATTGATACGGTCTATCTCTACAACGGTTTTGCACCGGGTGATGATGTAGGTCTGTCCAGATTGGTACCGGTCATTGCTCTGCTCAGGCGTCATCTTGGCCATCGACAGATTGCCCTGGAGACCGTTGCGCCGAAAGACACCTCGGTAATTGATGCGCTCTATGCTGCTGGTCTGGATATTTTTGTCTGCAATCTGGAAGTGCACGATGCCGAGCGCTTTGCAGAGGTGTGTCCCGGCAAAGAGCAGGTGGGTGGTCAGGTAGCAATCTGGAAGGCACTGGACCATGCCCGTCAGGTATTTCGTGGCGGCGCAGTAGTGAGTCATCTGATTGTTGGTCTGGATGATGTGGAATCAACCAAGAAGGGCATCGATGCGCTGATCTCGCATGGCGTTGTGCCGCTGCTACAGCCGTTCAGGCCGCTGCCGGGAACTCCGCTGGAGGGGCAAGTTGGACCTTCACTGGAAGAGATGGAGGAGCTATTCCTGCACCTCTATGGTGCCATCAGTGCTGCAGGATTCTCGACACATCGGCTGCGCCATATGGGGCGTGTGTTAACGCCAATGGAGAGTCGTGTTCTTGATGGCCGAGAGGCGATGCTTAGTGAACGCTGGGTCTCCTCATCCATAGGGCGTCACTGGGACGGCTGGATGGATGGCCTGCGCCGCCATCTGCGTGCCGGTCACGGCGAAGGTGATGAAACCCTTCTGGATCGCAGACCGATGCATGTGTTGCTGGCTGGCGAGGCGCTGCCTTTTGCCGCTCTGGTTGTGGTAGCACTGCTGGCCTTTGCTGCAGGAAACATGGATGCACCCCAAGGACTGAGTCAGCACGGCTGGAGCTCGTTGATTGTCTTTGCGCTGTGTCTGCTGCTATGGGTGACACAGCTGCTGCCGCTGGCGGTGACGTCACTGTTGGGGCTGGCGCTATTGCCTCTGCTGGGTGTGTTGCCGGCAACCAATGTCTTTGCTCTGTTTGGCAATCCGGCTGTGTTTTTCATTCTGGGCGCTTTTATGCTGGCGGCAGGAGCGATGCAGAGCGGCCTCTCTGAGCGCATGGCACTGCTGACCATCGATCGCTTTGGCACCAGTCCGCGCCGCTTGCTGCTGACGATGTTGCTGTTGCCTGCCTTTATGGCCTGTTTCATGCCTGAACATGCTGTGGCAGCGCTGTTTTTGCCGATAGCCTGGGAGATTGTGCGCAGCCTTGGACTTAAGGCGGGCAATGGTTATGCCCAGTCGATCTTTTTTGCACTGGCCTGGGGCGCGATCATTGGTGGTGTGATCACCCTGCTTGGTGGTGCCCGTGGGCCGCTGGCATTGGCGCTGACCGAAGAGCTGACCGGAGAAACCTTTTCGTTTGCAGACTGGACGCTGGCAGCAGCACCCATTGCACTTTCCGTGTTGTTTGTTTCAGCACTGGTTTTGATGCGCATTACACCTCTGGTTGGTATCGACATCTCATCTGCGCGCCAGCGCATCTCGTTGCGCAGGCTTGAGCTGGGTGATTTCGACATCAAATCGAAAGCGATGGCGGTTCTGCTTGTGGTTACCATGCTGGCCTGGATCTTAGCCGGGCACTCCAGTTCACTGGCTGGCATTGCTCTGATCAGCGTTGTATTCATGTTTGCCCTGCGTCTGGTGAGCTGGCGAGCGGTTGAGAAGCATGTCAACTGGGGCGTGGTATTGATGTACGGCGGTGCGATCGCCATTGGTAAAGCATTGACCGTGACCGGGGCAGGTATCTGGCTGGCGGCATCAATTTTCCCTGAAAGCGTAGCAGGACTGGCCCTGCTGGCCCTGCTGGCGCTGATCACGCTCTTTTTCACTGAAGGGGTCAGTAACGCGGCAGCTGTGGCCATTGTTCTGCCGGTAGCCATCCCCATTGCGGCCGCAGCTCAGATCGATCCTGTCACGGCGGCACTGGCTGTGGGCATTGTCTCCGGCTTTGCCTTTATGCTGCCGATGGGCACGCCGCCAAATGCGATGATTTTCGGTACAGGTTATGTGCGCGCTTCACATATGCTGCGTTACGGGGCACTACTCTCCCTGGCAGCATTTGTACTATTTATGATCACAGTGTCGGTCTGGTGGCCTATGCTGGAAAGGATTGGGTAA
- a CDS encoding phosphoadenylyl-sulfate reductase, whose amino-acid sequence MSVLVEQAVSLLKQAKEAHGDGLVYPCSMGLEGSVMVDLISKYGLDIPIMTLDTGRLPQATYDVISAFEDRYGIRVRVLFPDCHEVEAMVREDGVNLFRRSPELRKKCCDIRKLRPLMRALEGKQAWITGRRRQQSKGRSDLQSIEIDVVYGLKKYNPLLEWSLDDVEAYVRENDLPYNKLHDAHYQSIGCECCTRAITVGEDERAGRWWWENSDVAAECGLHVMSIKQVTGDIEGGEGI is encoded by the coding sequence ATGAGTGTTTTAGTTGAACAGGCGGTAAGCCTGTTGAAACAGGCCAAAGAGGCCCATGGTGATGGTCTTGTCTACCCGTGTAGCATGGGTCTTGAAGGCTCAGTCATGGTGGATCTGATCAGTAAATATGGGCTTGATATCCCTATCATGACACTTGATACCGGACGACTGCCGCAGGCGACCTATGATGTGATCAGTGCCTTTGAGGATCGTTACGGCATCCGTGTCAGGGTTCTGTTCCCCGATTGCCATGAAGTGGAAGCGATGGTTCGTGAAGATGGGGTAAATCTGTTTAGAAGGTCGCCGGAGCTTCGCAAGAAGTGCTGCGATATTCGTAAACTACGGCCATTGATGCGGGCACTGGAAGGCAAACAGGCGTGGATCACCGGCAGGCGTCGCCAGCAGTCAAAGGGGCGCTCTGATCTGCAGTCGATAGAGATTGATGTGGTGTATGGCTTGAAAAAATATAATCCGCTGCTGGAGTGGAGCCTTGATGATGTGGAGGCGTATGTGCGTGAGAATGATCTGCCGTACAACAAACTTCACGATGCCCACTATCAATCCATTGGCTGTGAATGCTGCACCCGTGCGATTACGGTAGGTGAAGATGAACGGGCCGGTCGCTGGTGGTGGGAAAATAGTGATGTGGCGGCAGAGTGCGGCCTGCATGTTATGAGCATTAAACAGGTAACCGGCGACATTGAAGGCGGCGAAGGAATTTAG
- the cysD gene encoding sulfate adenylyltransferase subunit CysD produces the protein MSESNISEHKLTQLKALEAESIHIIREVVAEFRNPVMLYSVGKDSSVMLHLARKAFYPAPLPFSLLHVDTGYKFKEMYEFRDSYCKEVGADLIVRRNEDAIARGMNPKEHGVARCCGALKTKGLLDALEEGEYDAAFGGARRDEERSRAKERVFSMRDEFGQWDPKNQRPELWSLYNGKIHDGESVRVFPISNWTEMDVWLYIREEKIPIVPLYFAKERLMVERKDFLIPYYEETKDQLLEGEEPTMVMSRFRTLGCGPCTGAVRSDATNMDEIVIEAAAARRSERETRIIDHGSNSMEDKKKEGYF, from the coding sequence ATGTCTGAAAGCAATATATCAGAACATAAACTGACACAGCTCAAGGCGCTGGAGGCGGAGTCGATTCATATCATCCGCGAAGTGGTGGCGGAGTTCCGTAATCCCGTGATGCTCTATTCGGTGGGTAAGGATTCCAGTGTGATGTTGCATCTGGCGCGTAAGGCTTTTTACCCTGCGCCGTTGCCTTTTTCGCTGCTGCATGTGGATACCGGTTATAAGTTCAAAGAGATGTACGAGTTTCGTGACAGCTACTGTAAAGAGGTTGGTGCGGATCTGATTGTGCGTCGTAACGAGGATGCCATTGCCAGGGGTATGAATCCGAAAGAACATGGTGTGGCTCGTTGCTGTGGTGCGTTGAAGACCAAGGGTCTGTTGGATGCGCTGGAAGAGGGCGAATATGATGCGGCCTTCGGTGGTGCGCGTCGTGATGAAGAGCGAAGCCGAGCCAAGGAACGTGTTTTCTCCATGCGTGATGAGTTCGGTCAGTGGGATCCTAAGAATCAGCGGCCTGAGTTGTGGAGTCTCTATAATGGCAAGATCCATGATGGTGAATCGGTGCGTGTATTTCCGATCTCCAACTGGACTGAGATGGATGTATGGCTCTATATCCGCGAAGAGAAGATTCCGATTGTGCCACTCTACTTCGCCAAAGAGCGGTTGATGGTGGAACGCAAAGATTTTCTCATTCCCTATTATGAAGAGACCAAAGACCAGCTACTTGAAGGCGAAGAGCCTACTATGGTGATGAGTCGTTTCCGTACCCTGGGTTGCGGGCCTTGTACGGGAGCTGTGCGCTCGGATGCTACCAATATGGATGAGATTGTGATTGAAGCTGCTGCGGCACGTCGTTCGGAACGTGAAACGCGCATCATCGATCACGGTTCGAATTCGATGGAAGACAAAAAGAAAGAAGGCTATTTCTAG
- a CDS encoding GTP-binding protein: protein MTKLNIKMTKEIELLRLVTVGSVDDGKSTLIGRLLVDTKGAFEDQLLAVRKKKGTVHIASAAEIDLAMLTDGLSAEREQGITIDVAYRYFATPKRKFIMADCPGHEQYTRNMVTGASTASAAIILIDARNGVMPQTKRHTHILGLLNIPHLIVAINKMDLVGHDQATYEKIREDMQAYCAKQGVKDLICLPMSALDGDMVAVRGKNLDWYKGKTLLETLETLPALGDIDNKPFRMPVQLVNRPQTADLPDYRGFMGTIASGTVKVGDQIVSVPSGNTSTVKEIVTFDGNLDEAFAPQSVTLTLNDEIDISRGDMITHVDDKAMDAKELTANICWIGDEPLTERQKYIVKHTTNSVKAMVASIDFKTDIHTLDHQEDATELAMNEIGQITLKLMKPLHYDTYAENRTTGSFILIDTFTNNTVGAGMII from the coding sequence ATGACTAAATTGAATATTAAGATGACTAAGGAGATCGAGCTGCTGCGACTGGTGACAGTGGGCAGTGTGGACGATGGTAAATCGACATTGATCGGTCGTCTTCTCGTTGATACCAAGGGTGCATTCGAGGATCAGCTTCTGGCCGTACGCAAGAAGAAAGGCACGGTGCATATCGCTTCGGCTGCCGAGATTGATCTGGCCATGCTGACCGATGGCCTCTCCGCTGAGCGTGAGCAGGGCATCACCATTGATGTGGCTTACCGCTATTTTGCTACGCCAAAACGCAAGTTCATCATGGCTGATTGTCCCGGGCATGAGCAGTACACCCGCAATATGGTGACCGGTGCCTCCACCGCCAGTGCGGCGATTATTCTGATTGATGCACGTAACGGTGTGATGCCGCAGACCAAACGTCATACCCATATTCTGGGACTGCTTAACATCCCTCACCTGATTGTAGCGATAAACAAGATGGATCTGGTTGGCCACGATCAGGCAACCTATGAGAAGATTCGTGAAGATATGCAGGCCTACTGCGCCAAGCAGGGTGTGAAAGATCTGATCTGCCTGCCGATGTCGGCACTTGATGGTGATATGGTTGCCGTTCGCGGTAAGAATCTGGACTGGTATAAAGGCAAAACACTGCTGGAGACACTGGAGACACTGCCTGCGCTGGGTGATATCGATAACAAGCCGTTCCGTATGCCTGTGCAGTTGGTGAATCGTCCACAGACCGCAGATCTTCCTGATTACCGTGGCTTTATGGGCACGATTGCTTCAGGTACGGTTAAAGTCGGTGACCAGATCGTATCTGTACCGAGCGGTAACACTTCAACAGTCAAAGAGATTGTCACTTTCGATGGTAATCTGGATGAAGCATTCGCACCGCAGAGTGTGACGTTGACGCTCAATGATGAGATCGATATCTCACGTGGAGATATGATCACCCATGTCGATGACAAGGCGATGGATGCCAAAGAGCTGACTGCCAATATCTGCTGGATTGGCGATGAGCCGTTGACCGAACGTCAGAAGTACATCGTTAAACATACCACCAATAGTGTCAAAGCGATGGTGGCCAGTATCGATTTCAAGACCGACATTCATACGCTGGATCATCAAGAGGATGCAACAGAGCTGGCCATGAACGAGATAGGCCAGATCACTCTGAAGCTGATGAAACCACTACACTATGATACCTATGCTGAGAATCGCACGACCGGCAGCTTTATCCTGATTGATACCTTTACCAACAATACCGTTGGTGCAGGTATGATTATTTGA
- the ffh gene encoding signal recognition particle protein, translating into MFNSLSEKLGNIANKLRGAARVSEADLDATLREMRLALLEADVALPVTRHLMSEVRERALGAEVAKSLQPGQVIIKILNDALADLLGGQRRDLDLSKIPSVILLCGLQGAGKTTTAGKLARLLVSQGKKVALTSVDATRPAAREQLQILAGQVDVQYIAGEGHNAAAMARSAVKQAGRDGHHVLILDTAGRQVVDDELMNEIRDVATAVDATERLLVLDAMTGQTALQIAEQFHSAVNMSGCILTKTDADVRGGAALSVAHSTGVPIRYVGTGEKIDAFELFDPQRMAGRILGQGDVVGLVEKIQSSVDHEQAEKAAVRMNKGQFDLNDFAEQLGQMQNMGGMAGMLKMMPGMNLPQEAMDQIDDKPVKRMQAMVYSMTAKERKYPKLMNGSRKRRIAMGSGTSVPELNRMLKQFMQMQRMMKKMKGGKGKRMLAQMMGKFGGGGGMPPGMPRM; encoded by the coding sequence ATGTTCAACAGTTTAAGTGAGAAGCTCGGTAATATTGCCAACAAGCTGCGCGGTGCCGCGCGTGTTTCCGAGGCGGATCTGGATGCAACGCTGCGCGAGATGCGTTTGGCACTGCTTGAGGCGGATGTGGCGCTGCCTGTTACCCGTCACCTGATGAGTGAAGTGCGTGAACGTGCTCTGGGTGCAGAGGTGGCCAAGAGCCTGCAACCGGGTCAGGTGATCATCAAGATTTTGAACGATGCCCTTGCCGATCTGCTCGGTGGTCAGCGTCGTGATCTTGACCTCTCCAAAATTCCTTCAGTTATTCTGCTCTGCGGTCTGCAGGGTGCAGGTAAAACAACCACGGCAGGTAAACTTGCTCGTCTGCTGGTAAGTCAGGGTAAAAAAGTAGCGCTTACCTCAGTCGATGCAACCCGTCCTGCTGCCCGTGAACAGCTGCAGATACTGGCTGGTCAGGTTGATGTGCAGTACATCGCTGGTGAGGGACACAATGCTGCTGCTATGGCCAGGTCGGCTGTTAAGCAGGCCGGTCGTGACGGCCACCATGTTCTGATTCTCGATACTGCAGGTCGTCAGGTTGTTGATGACGAACTGATGAATGAGATCAGGGATGTTGCCACGGCTGTTGATGCGACCGAGCGCCTGCTGGTGCTTGATGCCATGACCGGTCAAACCGCACTGCAGATTGCCGAACAGTTCCACTCAGCCGTGAATATGTCCGGTTGCATTCTGACCAAGACCGATGCGGATGTGCGCGGTGGTGCGGCCCTCTCTGTGGCACATAGCACAGGTGTTCCGATTCGTTATGTCGGTACAGGTGAGAAGATAGATGCCTTCGAGCTGTTTGATCCACAGCGTATGGCAGGCCGCATTCTCGGTCAGGGTGATGTGGTTGGTCTGGTAGAGAAGATTCAATCCTCGGTTGATCATGAGCAGGCAGAGAAAGCTGCTGTCAGGATGAACAAGGGGCAATTCGATCTCAATGATTTTGCCGAGCAGCTGGGCCAGATGCAGAATATGGGTGGTATGGCGGGCATGCTGAAGATGATGCCGGGCATGAATCTTCCACAGGAAGCGATGGATCAGATCGATGATAAACCGGTCAAACGTATGCAGGCGATGGTCTACTCGATGACCGCGAAAGAGCGCAAGTATCCCAAGCTGATGAACGGCAGTCGCAAACGCCGTATCGCCATGGGTTCCGGCACCTCAGTGCCAGAGTTGAATCGTATGCTTAAGCAGTTCATGCAGATGCAGCGCATGATGAAAAAGATGAAGGGTGGCAAAGGCAAACGCATGCTGGCCCAGATGATGGGCAAGTTCGGTGGCGGCGGTGGTATGCCTCCCGGCATGCCGAGAATGTAA
- the rpsP gene encoding 30S ribosomal protein S16, whose amino-acid sequence MATVIRLSRGGRKKRPFYSVVVMDERKRRDGAFIEKLGYFDPCTDPEVIKLDLDRVKAWTDQGAQVSDRVASLIAKASA is encoded by the coding sequence ATGGCAACTGTTATTCGTTTGAGCCGCGGTGGACGCAAGAAGCGCCCGTTTTATTCTGTAGTAGTCATGGACGAGCGTAAGCGTCGCGATGGTGCATTCATCGAGAAGCTTGGCTATTTTGATCCATGTACTGATCCTGAAGTGATCAAGCTCGACCTGGACCGTGTGAAAGCATGGACCGATCAGGGTGCACAGGTTTCTGACCGTGTCGCCAGCCTGATCGCCAAAGCGTCAGCTTAA
- the rimM gene encoding ribosome maturation factor RimM (Essential for efficient processing of 16S rRNA) — translation MPLDSSYLHVGDILGTHGLKGTLIVFSHTRPANAVAGYSCWWLGKTAESAKSYEIKRCWQHGKRMLAEVDGISDCNSAESFKGLKVWVPASEVEVDDDEFLWEDLIGCEVLREGSEELLGTVEALEEYGAQDNLLIRTPEDAEVQGEWLIPFIEETIVEVDLEEGIIVVDLPDGMDVCFTPRS, via the coding sequence ATGCCGCTCGATTCATCATATCTGCACGTTGGCGATATTCTTGGGACACATGGTCTCAAGGGTACGCTGATCGTGTTCTCGCATACCCGGCCCGCTAACGCGGTCGCCGGGTATTCTTGTTGGTGGCTGGGGAAAACGGCCGAGTCGGCCAAATCTTATGAGATTAAACGTTGCTGGCAGCACGGTAAACGTATGCTGGCTGAAGTTGATGGCATCAGTGACTGCAATAGTGCCGAGTCTTTTAAAGGGTTGAAAGTCTGGGTTCCGGCCTCTGAAGTTGAAGTCGATGACGATGAGTTCCTCTGGGAAGATCTGATCGGTTGTGAAGTGCTGCGCGAGGGTAGTGAAGAGCTGCTCGGCACTGTCGAAGCACTTGAGGAGTATGGTGCGCAGGATAACCTGCTGATTCGCACCCCCGAAGATGCCGAAGTGCAGGGTGAATGGCTGATTCCATTTATTGAAGAGACTATTGTCGAAGTTGATCTCGAAGAGGGCATTATAGTTGTCGATCTTCCCGATGGGATGGACGTATGTTTCACGCCCAGATCCTGA